A DNA window from Mycolicibacter terrae contains the following coding sequences:
- the arc gene encoding proteasome ATPase, with protein MGDSGRSEAFDASGGSLTPGDDLAELEELRREAAVLREQLDNTPQDTARVGRDVRQLEAHIDSLTARNSKLMDTLKDARQQLLALREEVDRLGQPPSGYGVLLGSHEDDTVDVFTSGRRMRLNISPNIDVATLKKGQTVRLNEALTVVEATAFESVGEISTLREVLADGHRALVVGHADEERIVWLAEPLVAEDLPERHPDAMSDDRRPRKLRPGDSLLVDTKAGYAFERIPKAEVEDLVLEEVPDVSYGDIGGLGRQIEQIRDAVELPFLHKELYREYSLRPPKGVLLYGPPGCGKTLIAKAVANSLAKKMAEVRGDDAHEAKSYFLNIKGPELLNKFVGETERHIRLIFQRAREKASEGTPVIVFFDEMDSIFRTRGTGVSSDVETTVVPQLLSEIDGVEGLENVIVIGASNREDMIDPAILRPGRLDVKIKIERPDAEAAQDIFSKYLTVGLPVHADDLAEFGGDRAACIKAMIEKVVDRMYAEIDDNRFLEVTYANGDKEVMYFKDFNSGAMIQNVVDRAKKNAIKSVLETGQPGLRIQHLLDSIVDEFAENEDLPNTTNPDDWARISGKKGERIVYIRTLVTGKSSSASRAIDTESNLGQYL; from the coding sequence ATGGGAGACTCAGGGCGTTCTGAGGCCTTCGACGCTTCCGGGGGGTCGCTCACGCCTGGCGACGACCTCGCCGAGCTGGAGGAGCTGCGCCGCGAGGCCGCAGTGCTGCGCGAGCAGCTGGACAACACACCGCAGGACACCGCCCGGGTCGGGCGCGACGTGCGGCAGCTCGAAGCGCACATCGACTCGCTGACCGCGCGCAACTCCAAGCTGATGGACACCCTCAAAGACGCGCGTCAGCAGCTGCTGGCGCTGCGTGAGGAGGTCGACCGGCTGGGTCAGCCGCCCAGCGGGTACGGCGTGCTGCTGGGCAGCCACGAGGACGACACCGTCGACGTGTTTACCTCCGGGCGCCGGATGCGGCTGAACATCTCGCCGAACATCGACGTCGCGACGCTGAAAAAGGGCCAGACGGTGCGGCTCAACGAGGCTCTGACGGTGGTCGAGGCCACCGCCTTCGAATCGGTCGGCGAGATTTCCACCCTGCGCGAGGTGCTGGCCGACGGCCACCGGGCGCTGGTGGTGGGTCACGCCGACGAGGAGCGCATCGTGTGGCTGGCCGAGCCGCTGGTCGCCGAGGACCTGCCCGAACGCCACCCGGACGCCATGTCCGATGACCGGCGTCCCCGCAAGCTGCGCCCCGGCGATTCGCTGCTGGTCGACACCAAGGCCGGTTACGCGTTCGAGCGCATCCCCAAGGCCGAGGTCGAAGACCTGGTGCTCGAGGAGGTGCCCGACGTCAGCTACGGCGACATCGGTGGTCTCGGTCGTCAGATCGAGCAGATCCGCGACGCCGTGGAGCTGCCGTTCCTGCACAAGGAGCTCTACCGGGAGTATTCGCTGCGCCCGCCCAAGGGTGTGCTGCTCTACGGCCCACCCGGCTGCGGTAAGACACTGATCGCCAAGGCGGTAGCCAACTCGCTGGCCAAGAAGATGGCCGAGGTCCGCGGCGACGACGCCCACGAGGCCAAGTCGTACTTCCTCAACATCAAGGGTCCCGAGCTGCTCAACAAGTTCGTGGGGGAGACCGAGCGTCACATCCGGCTGATCTTCCAGCGCGCCAGGGAAAAGGCGTCCGAAGGCACCCCGGTGATCGTGTTCTTCGACGAGATGGACTCGATCTTCCGCACCCGCGGCACCGGTGTCTCCTCGGACGTGGAGACGACGGTGGTTCCGCAGCTGCTGAGCGAGATCGATGGCGTGGAGGGGCTGGAAAACGTCATCGTGATCGGAGCCTCCAACCGGGAGGACATGATCGACCCGGCGATCCTGCGGCCCGGTCGCCTCGACGTCAAGATCAAGATCGAGCGCCCGGACGCCGAAGCCGCCCAGGACATCTTCTCCAAGTACCTCACCGTGGGCCTGCCGGTGCACGCCGACGACCTGGCTGAGTTCGGCGGGGACCGCGCGGCCTGCATCAAGGCGATGATCGAGAAGGTCGTCGACCGGATGTACGCCGAGATCGACGACAACCGGTTCCTGGAGGTCACCTACGCCAACGGGGACAAGGAAGTCATGTACTTCAAGGACTTCAACTCCGGGGCGATGATCCAGAACGTCGTCGACCGGGCGAAGAAGAACGCGATCAAGTCGGTGCTGGAGACCGGCCAGCCCGGCCTGCGCATCCAGCACCTGCTGGACTCGATCGTCGATGAGTTCGCCGAGAACGAAGACCTGCCCAACACCACCAATCCCGATGACTGGGCGCGGATCTCGGGCAAGAAGGGGGAGCGGATCGTCTACATCCGCACCCTGGTCACCGGCAAGAGCTCGAGCGCGAGCCGGGCCATCGACACCGAGTCCAACCTGGGCCAGTACCTGTAG
- the dop gene encoding depupylase/deamidase Dop yields the protein MQRIIGTEVEYGIASPSDPTANPILTSTQAVLAYAAAAGIPRAKRTRWDYEVESPLRDARGFDLSRSSGPPPIIDADEVGAANMILTNGARLYVDHAHPEYSAPEVTDPLDAVIWDKAGERVMEAAARHVASVPGAAKLQLYKNNIDNKGASYGTHENYLMSRQTPFSAIIAGLTPFLVSRQVVTGSGRVGLGPAGDEPGFQLSQRADYIEVEVGLETTLKRGIINTRDEPHADADKYRRLHVIIGDANLAETSTYLKVGTTALVLDLIEEGAEHGIDLSDLILARPVRAVHVISRDPTLRATVALADGREMTALALQRIYLDRVTKLVDARDPDPRATDIVETWARVLDQLERDPMECADLLDWPAKLRLLEGFRQRENLSWSAPRLHLIDLQYSDVRLDKGLYNRLVARGSMQRLITEQQVLDAVDNPPTDTRAYFRGECLRRFGADIAAASWDSVIFDLGGESLVRIPTLEPLRGSKAHVGALLDSVDSAAELVEQLTT from the coding sequence ATGCAACGGATCATCGGCACCGAAGTCGAATACGGCATCGCTTCGCCATCGGATCCGACCGCGAACCCGATCCTGACCTCCACTCAGGCGGTGCTGGCCTATGCCGCCGCGGCCGGGATCCCGCGTGCCAAGCGCACCCGCTGGGACTACGAGGTGGAGTCCCCACTGCGGGATGCCCGCGGGTTCGACCTGAGCCGCTCGTCCGGCCCGCCGCCGATCATTGACGCCGACGAGGTCGGGGCGGCCAACATGATCCTGACCAACGGGGCACGGCTCTACGTCGACCATGCCCACCCGGAGTACTCCGCGCCCGAGGTCACCGACCCGCTGGACGCGGTGATCTGGGACAAGGCCGGTGAGCGGGTGATGGAGGCCGCCGCCCGCCACGTGGCCAGCGTCCCGGGGGCCGCCAAGCTGCAGCTCTACAAGAACAACATCGACAACAAGGGCGCCTCCTACGGCACCCACGAGAACTACCTGATGAGCAGGCAGACGCCGTTCTCGGCGATCATCGCCGGCTTGACCCCGTTCCTGGTGTCGCGACAGGTGGTCACCGGCTCCGGCCGGGTCGGCCTGGGCCCCGCCGGTGACGAACCGGGCTTTCAGCTCTCGCAGCGCGCCGACTACATCGAGGTTGAGGTCGGCCTGGAGACCACCCTCAAGCGCGGCATCATCAACACCCGCGATGAACCGCACGCCGACGCCGACAAGTACCGGCGGCTGCACGTCATCATCGGAGACGCCAACCTTGCCGAGACCTCGACGTATCTGAAGGTGGGCACCACCGCGCTGGTGCTCGATCTCATTGAGGAGGGCGCCGAGCACGGCATCGATCTGTCCGACCTGATCCTGGCCCGTCCGGTGCGTGCGGTGCACGTGATCAGCCGTGACCCGACGCTGCGGGCGACCGTCGCGCTGGCCGACGGTCGGGAGATGACCGCCCTTGCGCTACAACGGATTTACCTGGACCGGGTGACCAAGCTTGTCGACGCCCGCGATCCCGATCCGCGTGCCACCGACATCGTCGAGACCTGGGCGCGGGTCCTCGACCAGCTGGAACGCGACCCGATGGAGTGCGCCGACCTGCTGGACTGGCCGGCCAAGCTGCGCCTGCTGGAGGGCTTCCGGCAGCGGGAGAACCTGAGCTGGTCGGCTCCGCGGCTACACCTGATCGATCTGCAGTACTCCGATGTCCGGCTGGACAAGGGTCTTTACAACCGGCTGGTCGCCCGCGGCTCCATGCAGCGGCTGATCACCGAGCAGCAGGTGCTCGACGCGGTGGACAACCCACCGACCGACACCCGTGCCTACTTCCGCGGCGAGTGCCTGCGCCGATTCGGCGCCGACATCGCGGCGGCCAGCTGGGACTCGGTGATCTTCGACCTCGGCGGGGAGTCGCTGGTCCGGATTCCCACACTGGAGCCGCTGCGCGGCAGCAAAGCCCACGTCGGGGCGCTGCTGGACTCGGTGGACAGCGCTGCTGAGCTGGTCGAACAACTAACCACCTAG